The DNA sequence TACTACCAGATTTCTATAACCAATGGATTGGGAACTCCAAAATTCAAGTTCAGAAAGAGAAACTCtgtagcaagaaaagaactatGTTAAAAagaatagggtggcacctgtggctcaaggagtaaggtgccggtcccatatgccagaggtggcgggttcaaacccagccccggccaaaaaaaaaaaaaaaaaaacccacaaaaaaaagaatagacacagatgttttatatgtaataaatcatatataaaagagaaaagcaagacaGATCTCCATACATGTTGTTTCTGTACTGATAAGAACCTGATTTAGAATTGGTTCTAACCTATCGAAATGTGCTTTAAAGGCAAAATTGGACTAATGGCAGAATTTgacaaaaaacattttcttaccaAATACGTTTGGGTTAATGTATATTGAACAATAGTTGACAGCggtttatatttcatttaataatttccAAGAATGCAGTCCAAGACATATACTACATAACaatttcttgttttataaaaataataacaatataaaatttCTCATATCTAGTGTAGCTGTTAGATATTCCTTCTTAGGAATACACAATATACTACTTTAGTTTATGCTTTAAAGTAGCATGATTGTTCTAAGTTTTGATAACTTTATAAGATACTCTGGAAAGTCTGGGTACTTGGTAGGAAATCGTTTTTAATTCTGATATCcttacaaagaaaaatcagatgaACTATCTTTGGAAGTTCTCACCATAGAAACCAtacatgttttgaaaatattttgaacttacACACATCGTTAACTTAGCTTGTAAGTACAACAGGCATAACCAGAAAAGGTTTTTAAAGGCAATAACAATTGTCTTTTGAGAAGACCTGAATTCTGCAAGCCATAGGTAAGATCATAACTTTTGTTAcatctaaaatgaaaatatgccttttataatattgtttacatttttcttttttttttgagacagagcctcaagctgttgccctgcatagagtgccgtggcatcacagctcacagcaacctccaactcctgggctcaagcaagtctcctgcctctacctcccaagtagctgggactacaggcacccatcacaacgcccagctgttctttggttgctgctgtcattgttgtttggcagcccgggctagatttgaatctgccagctcaggtctatgtggctggtgccttagtggcttgagccacaggtgccagcctaCATAAATTGTTATATAAGGATGCCgtttgcaaattaaaaaatacactttatGGATTCCCTGGGTAACAGGATTTCATTGATTCTTCAATAGGTAAATCTCTAagaaatatagaatatatttcCTGAATACTTTATTATCTTTATATTGGTTCAActtgtttgttaattttgtttcagTCTTATATAATTCTCCAGAAAGCATAAGACAATCACAGTATGAACTGGATATTATATGTATACATCAATTGAATTCCCAAATGCATGTAAATTTATATTATAGCTTTGTTATAATGTTCATATGAGTAAATTCTTCAAGTTTGGTGCTCTTGGGGAATAAAACTAAAGCAATTTTATCTTGTGGACTACACATGgaattttaaaaacccacaaaaattaaaaaaaaatcccatttgcaCTAAATCTCCATTTTgaggaaaaatatctttaaaattcatttagcattattattttcttaaaaacattaactgtgggtggcgcctgtggctcaaggagtagggcaccggtcccatatgccggaggtggcgggttcaaacccagccccggccaaaaaccacacaaaaaaacaaacaaacaaaaaacaaaaacaaaaacattaactgTGAGGTCCACAAAGACTTTTTTTAGTCTGGGGTTATGCCCCTGTCCTCCCCCAATATCAAAGGCCAAATAAATCTGGGAAACATGGGGCTAAAACAAGTTCAACACAATCTTTTGCTAGAAATCAGAGCTAGAGCCATCAATATAGTAGTAGCATTTCCCTATCAACTACAGGTGGAttagattttcttcctttccaaatatCCGTTTGCATCTTGAGGAAAGGCTTCAAAGGCTTCAAATCCTGGAAATACTACCACATAGTGTGAGTTACTTGGggttttcagttttttcccattatttaagGTGATCATTAGTTCATCATTAAGTGAACGAGAGCCTCAAATCTAAAAGTAAGACGAGCTTCGCCAAATAACTGGAGAAAATCTGAAGAAAGGAAAACGCAACAATTTTAGatctaaatggattttttttcttttgagacagagtcttactttgtctcccttggtagagtgccgtggagttacagttcacagcaacctccagctcttggggttaggcgattctcttgcctcagcctcccgaatagctgggactacaggcgcccaccacaacgccttggctatttttttgttgcagtttggccggggctgggttccaacccgctaaactggggccggcaccctacccactgaagcacaggcgccgcccctaaagtgattatttttaaatacaagaaaaaatggAGTATTATACGTATGTTGATTATGGTAGGCTTTTCAGGTATGTTAAGCACATACCACCTGCAAGTTCTGTTTTACCTCTTTACAAGCTAAGTGTGAATTACATACTACTActatctccactttacagatgagatcTGAGGCACTAACAGCTTAAACACCTGGTAGAAGGTCATTCAGCTACAAAGCAGCACAAGCAGGATTTGAATCTATTAACAGATTAGATTCTTAATTAACACACGACACTGTTGCTCTGTTCTTCTGAATAAAAATCAGTACTTCAATAGCTTCACAGAAAACATTCTGTGGCTCAAGTAATTCAGAATTAACACATACCGTGCCCTCTGTACCAATGAAGAGTATGCATGGCTCTGAGTTTATAATTCCAGTTCTGACACAAAACTCTCAAGTTCGGTTACCTaatctttctgggcctcagtttccgcAGGAGAAAGATGGAATAATATTATACCTGTGCGACCAAACTCACGGGGAGTCTAAATAAACTTTGAGCGCACCTTCACATTTCACAGGTTTGATGTCTCCTAAACCGGAGTTAACGTTTCAATGAAATGAGGTCAGGTGAGACGAGGAAAAGGCTCTGAAAACCAGAGCACCGCGCAGTTTACTCTTTTAACTACTTTTAAACACCCCAACAGGCCCCTACGTCTCGCCATCAGCCCAGCGTTCTTGCTCACGCAGGACGTGAGCTAAACTGAACTGAACTTCATGCCCTCCTTCCCTGCAGTGATCACGTACGAACAGCTGAGGACTAATTTTTAGAGCAGACGGTAAGGAGCAAGAGAAGTCCAGAGGCCACAGAAACGCAGTCCAAGGCTAGGCTGAAGCTTCTGCTGCATGGGCAACTTACGGGTAGAAACTCAGCTTCCGGTCTTTATTGTTTCGACCCCGGCGGTTCTTACAGCAAATCGCCGCGCAATAGCGAGGCATTGCTCGCGTGAGGATCCGGGAGACCCGGACCAGCGAGCGCGAGCCTCACTGTGGCGGAGTCCTACAGTCCGGGTCGCCCGATCCACTGCGCCTGCGCCGGAACTCTCCCAGGCAAAAGCCACCACCACCGTCCACTCACTTCCGCCTCCGCAGGCTTCAGCCCGGCCTTTTCCGGGGTTGGGGCCGGAAGTGACGCACAGGGTGAGCGGCAACAACAGTTTTCCACGTGCGCGTAGGGCGCCAGGGTCAGGTGGGCAGGCGAGAGCCAATGAGGAAGCGTTTCGTGTAGCTCTTTTCCTGAGGCGGAGGCTTTTGCTGAGGCCGCCCGCCGGACCGAGCGCGCCGAGAGCGAGTCGGAGGCGTAGGTGGCGGGAGGTGCGCGAGGTCCGTGTGCGAGCGGCAGTGGGGCGCGCGCCGGCTCCGGGAGGCCGCGGAAGCTGGGGTGAGGGGCCGAGCCCGAACAGCCGAACAGATCCGGTGGTCGGCACAGCCGGCGCCTCCGCTCAGTGGAGAAGCCCCAGCAGCCTGAGAGTGCGGGTGAGGGGCGAGGCCGGGGTCGTGGGGAGGGGAGCCCGAGCGTCCCGGGAGCCGAGGCCTGTCTTTGTCGGCCCACTCGGCACGGGTGTCGCTCGCAGTCGCCTTAGTGGCTTGGAGCGGCGTGTTTTGGAAGGGGATAGAAAGAAGGGGACAGCTGAGCCACGGAATAGTGCGTTTTCGTTGTCGGCTGGCTTTCTCGGGCGTCGGACAGCTCCTCCCGGGGCTGGACCCGGGCCGCGAGGAGCCTCGACGGCGGGGCCTGGACAGACAGCGCGTGTGCCTGCCGCCTTCGGGTTAGGGGGAGACGGGCCACCTCTGCCCGCCGCCGGTGGGGAGCGAGGCCCAGGCTGCTGGCCGGCGGGCCGCCTGGGGAGTGAAAAGTCACCATAATACAAAAGTTAGTCTGTTAAAATATGGTTAGATGTTCAACTCGAAGCCGTGGCAAAACGCTCTTTAAACCCAGTAAGGCTCCTGTCCGCCCTTCGGGGAGCGACCTGCAGTTCGGGCAGGGTAGAGGCTGCCCTCCGTTTGCGTTATTTAACCCTGGAGGCTGTACTTGGTCCTGAGCTCCCGTGACTGTGAGTAACTCGCTGGAAAGAAGTAATCTACCTGGTAATTACACTCAGACGGCCACGGGAGAGGAAGGCAGGCAGTTTCCACAAACCACAGTGGCTTTTCGTCAGCCTCGTTAAGCCAtcagaggttaattaaggactccAGTGGTGCAGGACTCAACAGGATCCCTTCCTTTTGACTCTTACACCATTAAGCATACTGTCAAGAATTCTAAGCTAACCATTCTTTAATGgtttaaaaggaagagaaatattttaactACTGAGAAGTTTGTAAGTAAGAATCTAACCTGAAGTTCAACCTATCCGAGTTCACTTTTCTGGAGTCCTTAGCAGACGTCTTCTGTTTTATCAGTTATGAGTTGTAAACAGAATTTATTTATCCATGCTTCTCAGTTAAACATTCgagattttatatttgaaaaaaaaaaatgttctatttgTATCGTCAATGTTAGTAAAGTGCTATTAAATTCTCTTTTTGTAGTCCTTGGCTTGCCTTGCTGAAATGAGAGCTAAATTCCAGCTTTGTTGGGGAGAGAAGATTACTACTAACCTAGATACACTGTTCTGTTTACCTTGGTGAAGTCTCCCCTTTTTTCTTGGAAGTTAAACTATTTTATTATCCCCTCAGAATATGAATCCTTGAAAGAAAGATTGAGATCCTTTAAAATATTGTGTTAGGTTTATCTTCCTTGGAACCCAAAGTTTCATTGGgcttcttttaaaggaaaaaaaaaaaatttttttttttttttttttttttttttttaaggaaacatttttttaagatgagCTCCATggataaaattttgtttcttttcttttttaggatatAAGAAATGGCTACTCCCCAGTCAGTTTTCATCTTTGCAATCTGCATTTTGATGATAACAGAATTAATTCTGGCCTCAAAAAGCTATTATGATATCTTAGGTGTGCCAAAATCAGCATCAGAGCGTCAAATCAAGAAGGCCTTTCACAAGTTGGCCATGAAGTACCACCCAGACAAAAATAAGAGCCCTGATGCTGAAGTAAAATTCAGAGAGATTGCAGAAGGTAAATAAATGACTTATCTCTTGAGGTCTCATTCGTATTAACTAGTAAAGAGAATAATAGCTAAGAAGTATGTATAGAAGAAGGACAATGCTAGCTAAGAAGTGTGAAGGTTTTGTGGAGATGGGTGGGAGAGTGGGatttacatgtacatattgtGAAATTCTCTTAGATTATTTTCTCTGGACATACTTAAATTCTTCAAATGAATGAAGGATAGTAGATAATTTTATTGGTATTGAGATCTAAAACTGTTGAAAATCTATTTCATTCTATTTGTAAAAATCACTTTTTGTGACAAAAGGAATTTTAGCTACCCCAAATTTTTATATAACTTACAAAACAcagtatttttcaattttgattaaatattaaaaatttaaaatagacactAAAATcccttattttcttcttgatgTATGTTTCAAAGTCATATTTGTCTTTAAAGGAAAAGTTGAAGCAAATTTTGACTTAAAACTTGTTTGGAAACATTGTACTTCCTGATAATCAGTGATTATTGGTGGGTAGGTGTaattagaattaaatatttacttCACTAGTAAGGAAGTGGAAAAAAATCCTAGTTCTTATTAATTGGTTATATTTTACTGTTTAATTCTTTAATACAAGTTAATTGTTTCACATAAATATGAAGATTAAAGAACTTCATAATTGCTGCCAACATGTTTAGCAGTAGCATTCATTTAATGTTTATTGGTATTTACTAGAGGTGGCATTGTGCTAGCCGCTAATAATACAGTAGAGACTAAGACAAAAAGTCTATGCCTTGTTttataacttttcattttaatttaatgctTATGTTTATAgcattttgcttttacttttgaaATTCTTCCCTAAAATAATAGTTGAATTCACTTAATTTGAAGAGATTTGAGTATATGTAATTTTGAATGTTTTGCCTTCAGTTACTAAAGTATTTCTATCTTTTTCAGCATATGAAACACTCTCAGATGCTAATAGGCGAAAAGAATATGATACACTTGGACACAGTACTTTTACTAATGGTAAAGGACAAAGAGGTAGTGGAAGTCCTTTTGAGCAGTCATTTAACTTCAATTTTGATGACTTATTTAAAGACTTTGGCTTCTTTGGTCAAAACCAAAACACTCGGTCCAAGAAGCAATTTGAAAATCATTTCCAGACACGCCAGGATGGTTCTAATAGACAAAGGCATCATTTCCAGGAGTTTTCTTTTGGAGGTGGACTGTTTGATGACATGTTTGAAGATatggagaaaatgttttcttttagtggttTTGACACCACCAATCAGCACACAGTACAGACTGAAAATAGATTCCATGGATCTAGCAAGCACTGCAGGACTGTCACTCAACGAAGAGGGAATATGGTAACCACATACACTGACTGTTCAGGGCAGTAGTTCATTTTTACTCTGTTCTCGCTAAACTCAACTAGTTGACTCTTCCTCAGTATCTTTGATGCAAAACAATTTTCTGTGAACGATTTTGACAAGTGCATGATTTCACTTTAAACAACTTGATGTAACTATTTGTTTTTGACAGATTCAGCAACATTCAACTTATAGGCAAAATGTTCATTATTTCCCTATTAGGAAAAGgttcttttttcaaatatataattctgtctactctttttttctctacCTGCCCTTGAGCTTATTAATGTGGCCAGTTTTATTACCAAGATAAGATTGGGTTTGTCTGATACATATTTAAAGATTAAACTTTAAATAGTTATAGtagatttaaaatgtttgaatttgAATGATTTTTGCAGTGAAACCCTTACTAATGTAAAATTGCATGCTCTGTAGCAGCTGCGACTTGGGTTACTAAATGTACATGAAATTGTGTAGTTGAGTCATTCAGCAAAAGAGAACAGGATCTTGGTTAATAGCCACTGAAAGCTTTAGAAAGGGATGGTTTAATATTTAACATGGAACCATGCTTTTCTActataaaatggtataaaaaatgattttattgctCACAGTTTTTTGGGctggaaaaaagttgaaaacatgaAATATTGCCAAGAGATTGTTACATGTTTTGACCTTGGCTAAAAATGATTTTGTAGTGTTGAAATCATAGCTACACgtctttcacatttttcttagttGTCTGCACTCTAGGTCtttataaagtttgtgtgtgtatagttCCTCTTCTTTGTGCTCACCTTTATCTAGAGATTGACTAATACCTCGTTCTGTTTGTAAAAGCAGCCAGTAATTCTGTGTAACCTTATgtgcaatatttttaaatcttaagaaatgtgtgcttttgttttcatATAGACTTTTCTTTAGTTCTGCACTTTTCCACGTCATACTCCGTATGAATATTAATCCTATGGGTACATATTAAAACTAGCAGATGTGTCATACAACAGTGTATGTGAGtgagagaaatataaatatttacaacctgatattttttgttgttgttttattattaaaagtttaTTAAGCAGTGCCAGAGGCATGGAGGATCCATAAGCAGTGGGGCTATGCTGATCAAAGGCCATGTTCTTGGAGTTACTTTTGGCTAATCTGAAAACCCTGATAGGATCTTGTTTGATTGCTATTGGTAATTTCTGTTGCTTTCATATCATCCTCATGAACTTTGGTGGCTTGAAGATTTTGTTAATTATGATTTTGTTATATTTGCTTGGTAGGAACAAATGTGTCAGCAGTTCTTTCCTCTTTAGGCCAGGTTGGGAAAAAGCATGGACTTTGCATgaagctaagtttttttttttttttgtagagacagggtctcactttatggccctcggtagagtgccgtggcctcacacagctcacagcaacctccaactcctgggcttaagcgattctcttgcctcagcctcccgagtagctgggactacaggcgcccgccacaacgcccggctattttttggttgcagtttggccggggccacgtttgaacccgtcacccttggtatatggggcccggcgccctactcactgagccacaggagccccgAAGCTAAGTTTGTTAATCTTTAATTTGAAGGCTGTTAAGTAGGgtacataaatgtattttcttatttcctggaATATCTTGAATTTTGGGTGTACAGCATATTAGAACAAATGaggccaaaaaatagaaaaggttttTTCTCAGGGTCCGGTAATCTTCTCTTTTTTGACCTACCTTTTTGGATGTTGGACATAATTTTTACAAGCAAAAATGGATTTTGAATATTCAAACTTAAGATACAAACCAAATATTAATGTAGATGGTCTACAGGTACATGTCTAAGGAGTCTGATGTAAGCAATTAGAAATTAGACTAGGAAATAATATAATTTCCCCTatgactttaattttttctttatagttttgtaCAGATTGTACAAAGATAGAAAATGGGAAACTTCTGTAATTGaagaaataactaataaaatagcTTAATCTTTACCCCTACGCAACTGACCACCTATGACATTTAtccacacagatttttttttgcagctttttggccagggctgggtttgaacccaccacctccggtatatggggctggtgccctactccttgagccataggcaccgccctatgacATTGATcaaagtgattttatttatttttgtcctgGGAAAACTAGTAATCTTCAGATTATgacttaaaatcatttttctgattttaatatcAATTTTAAATTCAGTGAAATTAACTTCAATATTTCAGAGTTTACTGTGTCTTAGATGCAATGGGCATGCAAATTGGCATGTGATAAAATTAGTTCCATGAGTAGTCATAATCATCCAAGGTCAATTAAGAATTTGTATATTCCTGGTTtgccgccagccacatagacctgagctggcgggtttgaatgcagcccaggtccgccaaacaacaatgatggctgcaaccaaaaaatagctgggtgttgtggtgggaacctgtagtcccacctacttgggagacgaggctggggaattgcttgagctcaggagttggaggttgctgtgagctgtgatgctacggctctctacccagggcgacagcttgaggttctgtctcaaaaaaaaaaaagtatattcctgaggtttttaaattttctgaaagatttttGTTGAATACACTAGAGGAAAGTGAGATCATTGCCAAGCAGAATAAAGAGGATATTGGTACAAGCAAGCAGTAGGTCTCTATAGAGCTGTGGTTCTCTGCCTtcttaatgcctcctaatgccgccaccctttaatacaattcttcatgttgtggtgacccccaactataaaattattttcattgctacttcataactaacgaattgtaatgtaaatatctgatatgcagatgTATAttccttgttacaaaggggtcgtgacccacaggttgagaacccctgcgaGGGACAACAGTGGAATAGGGAGACCATTTGGAAGCTATTTCAATATTCCAGGTTGAGAAATTGTTGCAGCCTGTGCAGCACACCAGGGTGATAGTGGAAGTGGTGGGAAATGGTTATATTCTGAGAGTGAGCAGAGACAAATTCTTTGCACAGTCAAGGCCAAACCGGGGCTTAACTAGGCTGTTAAGCTTGAGTGCTTTGGAGGTGAAAGTCCAGTGCTCAGAAGCTGGCCATGGGGCTAGTGCGTGCAAACACGCCATTGGTAAGTCCTAGGAATCTCCAGGCTGTGGTTTTGTAAGATAAGGTTTTGGCCTCCAGGTGATTTGG is a window from the Nycticebus coucang isolate mNycCou1 chromosome 11, mNycCou1.pri, whole genome shotgun sequence genome containing:
- the DNAJB9 gene encoding dnaJ homolog subfamily B member 9, giving the protein MATPQSVFIFAICILMITELILASKSYYDILGVPKSASERQIKKAFHKLAMKYHPDKNKSPDAEVKFREIAEAYETLSDANRRKEYDTLGHSTFTNGKGQRGSGSPFEQSFNFNFDDLFKDFGFFGQNQNTRSKKQFENHFQTRQDGSNRQRHHFQEFSFGGGLFDDMFEDMEKMFSFSGFDTTNQHTVQTENRFHGSSKHCRTVTQRRGNMVTTYTDCSGQ